A DNA window from Drosophila biarmipes strain raj3 chromosome 2R, RU_DBia_V1.1, whole genome shotgun sequence contains the following coding sequences:
- the LOC108029358 gene encoding serine protease 1, protein MKLFVFLACLAVATASVIPAEPAKAVAVKDLPRSGKVEGRITNGYPAYAGKVPYIVGLSFNDGGYWCSGSIIGNTWVLTAAHCTNSASHVLIYFGASFRHEAQYTHWVSRSDMIQHPDWNDYLNNDIALIRIPHVDFWSLVNKVELPSYNDRYNSFSGWWAVASGWGRTDNDSGLSNYLNCVDVQILDNNDCRNYYGGNYVIDNTICINTDGGKSSCSGDSGGPLVLHEGNRIVGIVSFGSGEGCTAGRPAGFTRVTGYLDWIRDHTGISY, encoded by the coding sequence ATGAAGCTGTTTGTATTCCTAGCCTGCCTGGCAGTGGCCACGGCCAGTGTCATCCCCGCCGAGCCCGCCAAGGCGGTGGCCGTGAAGGACCTGCCCCGCTCCGGAAAGGTCGAGGGTCGCATCACCAACGGCTACCCAGCTTACGCGGGCAAGGTGCCCTACATCGTGGGCCTGAGCTTCAACGACGGAGGATACTGGTGCAGCGGCTCCATCATCGGCAACACCTGGGTTCTGACCGCTGCCCACTGCACCAACAGCGCCAGCCATGTGCTCATCTACTTCGGAGCCAGCTTCCGCCACGAGGCCCAGTACACCCACTGGGTTAGCCGCAGCGACATGATCCAGCACCCCGACTGGAACGACTATCTGAACAACGACATCGCCCTGATCCGCATTCCCCACGTGGACTTCTGGAGCCTGGTCAACAAGGTGGAGCTGCCCAGCTACAACGACCGCTACAACAGCTTCTCCGGCTGGTGGGCTGTGGCCTCCGGATGGGGTCGCACCGACAACGACAGTGGCTTGTCCAACTACCTGAACTGCGTGGACGTCCAGATCCTGGACAACAACGACTGCCGCAACTACTACGGTGGCAACTACGTCATCGACAACACCATCTGCATCAACACCGACGGCGGCAAGTCCTCCTGTAGCGGCGACTCCGGCGGTCCTCTGGTTCTGCACGAGGGCAACCGCATCGTGGGCATCGTGTCCTTCGGCAGCGGGGAAGGGTGCACTGCCGGCAGGCCCGCCGGCTTCACCCGCGTCACCGGATACCTGGACTGGATCCGCGACCACACCGGCATTTCCTACTAA
- the LOC108029678 gene encoding phenoloxidase-activating factor 2, with protein MASWLIWAVLLLLALSPGSEAQDTISAMCHTDELCTAVKRCEDSDDSGRMGIGPRSSRFCGTRRVCCEKAQLESWDRLQSSKTRAVSSSIRDKASHILEPPPNESCGLNMECVPRKLCRDNVINDSGVSLINPRISTIQCSKSLYRCCAVDQQVDETNSPYVEKQANFKYRNCGYSNPQGLIPDNDKFNYTEDVSIFGEFPWMVGIFTGRQSFLCGGTLIHPRLVVTSSHNLINETVDTLVARAGDWDLNSLNEPYPHQGSRIKEIIMHSEFDPDSLFNDIALLLLDEPIKLAPHIQPLCLPPPESPEVINQLLSATCFSTGWGAKEAGSDKLENVLKRLNLPLVEHEECQAKLRNTRLEARFRLRPSFICAGGDGKDTCKGDGGSPLFCTMPGEMDRYQLVGIVSWGVECGVEDIPAVYANVPHLRNWIDEKIRGLGITLQAQ; from the exons ATGGCGAGCTGGCTGATCTGGGCGGTGCTCCTCCTGCTGGCCCTCAGCCCGGGATCGGAGGCCCAGGACACGATTTCGGCAATGTGCCACACGGACGAGCTGTGCACCGCGGTGAAGCGTTGCGAGGACTCGGACGACTCCGGCCGCATGGGCATTGGTCCGCGCAGCTCCCGCTTCTGCGGCACCCGAAGGGTCTGCTGCGAAAAGGCCCAGCTGGAGAGCTGGGACAGACTGCAGAGCTCAAAGACCCGCGCCGTCTCCTCCTCGATCCGAGATAAGGCCTCCCACATCTTGGAGCCGCCGCCGAACGAGAGCTGCGGCCTCAATATGGAGTGCGTGCCAAGGAAGCTGTGTCGCGACAATGTCATCAACGACTCCGGCGTGAGCCTGATCAACCCCAGGATCAGCACGATTCAGTGCAGCAAGTCCCTCTACCGCTGTTGCGCTGTGGACCAGCAG GTAGATGAAACTAACAGCCCCTATGTGGAGAAGCAGGCCAACTTCAAGTACAGGAACTGCGGATATAGCAATCCCCAGGGCTTGATCCCCGACAACGACAAATTTAACTACACCGAGGACGTCTCCATCTTCGGCGAGTTCCCCTGGATGGTAGGCATCTTCACCGGGCGGCAGTCGTTCCTTTGCGGCGGCACCCTGATTCATCCGCGGCTGGTCGTGACCTCGTCGCACAACCTGATCAACGAAACGGTGGACACCTTGGTGGCCAGGGCTGGCGACTGGGATCTGAACAGCCTCAACGAACCGTATCCGCACCAGGGGAGCCGCATCAAGGAGATCATCATGCACTCGGAATTCGACCCGGACTCCCTGTTCAACGACATTGCCCTGCTGCTCCTGGACGAGCCCATCAAGCTGGCCCCGCATATCCAGCCCCTGTGCCTGCCACCTCCGGAGTCGCCGGAGGTGATCAACCAGCTGCTCTCGGCCACCTGTTTCTCCACCGGCTGGGGCGCCAAGGAGGCGGGCAGCGACAAGCTGGAGAACGTGCTCAAGCGGCTCAACTTGCCGCTGGTGGAGCACGAGGAATGCCAGGCGAAGCTGAGGAACACGCGCCTGGAGGCTCGATTCCGGCTGCGGCCCAGCTTCATCTGTGCTGGCGGAGATGGCAAGGACACCTGCAAGGGCGACGGCGGCTCACCCCTGTTCTGCACCATGCCCGGCGAGATGGATCGCTACCAGCTAGTGGGCATCGTGTCCTGGGGCGTCGAGTGTGGCGTCGAGGACATTCCCGCCGTGTACGCCAATGTGCCCCACCTGCGCAACTGGATCGATGAGAAGATCAGGGGACTCGGCATCACGCTGCAGGCGCAATGA
- the LOC108029680 gene encoding phenoloxidase-activating factor 2 has product MNAEFVVLVSLALVCLIPVGLSVTCESHEICISKKRCDETDDSGKGILVKRVLEKSCGRGLVCCDKVQVETFDAHEAEIEYRNQRRGNPWGSSESPVEAAAKERPTVPEKHDEGYKSCGARRECVPRHLCTTGVVNEDGRYIIKPRINDDSNFGCRSVEQCCPLDDRIEEGHNAIQRNVRDFQSKGCGYSNVNGLFYKLEGYNGGESVFAEFPWMVVLMDLEGKYICGGTLIHPQLVLTSAHNVANHSEDTMVVRAGEWDLNSQTELLPYQMRPISELHRHEGFYNLTFYNDIALVVLDRPFHLAPHIQPICLPPTETPQLEQDLQNAHCLATGWGHKTFTSLKMEHLLKRIELPVVDHKSCQRLLRRTILGRHFNLDASFICAGGEEGKDTCNYDGGSPLFCTMPGQRDRYQLVGIVSWGIECGEKDVPAAYTNVAHLRSWIDRQVVKSGFPLIEIP; this is encoded by the exons ATGAATGCGGAGTTTGTGGTGCTGGTCAGTCTGGCTCTGGTTTGCCTCATTCCGGTGGGTCTTTCGGTCACCTGCGAGAGCCACGAGATCTGCATTAGCAAAAAGCGGTGCGATGAGACGGACGACTCCGGCAAGGGAATACTGGTCAAGCGTGTACTCGAAAAAAGCTGCGGGCGCGGACTAGTTTGTTGCGATAAGGTGCAGGTGGAGACCTTTGACGCCCATGAGGCCGAAATCGAGTACCGGAACCAGCGCCGGGGAAATCCCTGGGGCTCTTCGGAAAGTCCGGTGGAAGCCGCTGCAAAAGAGAGGCCAACTGTGCCCGAGAAGCATGATGAGGGTTACAAAAGTTGTGGCGCGAGGCGGGAGTGTGTGCCCCGCCACCTGTGCACCACCGGAGTGGTCAACGAGGATGGACGGTACATCATCAAGCCGCGAATAAATGACGACAGCAACTTCGGCTGCCGCTCCGTGGAGCAGTGCTGTCCGCTAGACGATCGG ATCGAGGAGGGTCATAATGCCATCCAACGCAACGTGAGGGATTTCCAGTCTAAGGGCTGCGGCTACAGCAACGTCAACGGGCTGTTTTACAAGCTGGAGGGATATAACGGCGGGGAGTCTGTCTTCGCCGAGTTCCCCTGGATGGTGGTGCTGATGGACCTGGAGGGCAAGTACATCTGCGGCGGCACGCTGATCCACCCGCAGCTGGTGCTGACCAGCGCCCACAACGTGGCCAACCACAGTGAAGACACGATGGTGGTTCGGGCTGGCGAGTGGGACCTCAACAGCCAGACAGAGCTGCTCCCCTACCAGATGCGTCCTATCAGCGAGTTGCACCGCCACGAGGGCTTCTACAACCTGACCTTTTACAACGACATAGCGCTGGTGGTGCTGGACCGTCCTTTCCACCTGGCGCCGCACATCCAGCCCATCTGCCTGCCGCCGACGGAGACGCCCCAGCTGGAGCAGGACCTGCAGAATGCCCACTGCCTGGCCACTGGGTGGGGGCACAAGACCTTTACGTCCCTCAAAATGGAACATCTGCTAAAGCGAATCGAGCTGCCGGTGGTGGACCACAAGTCCTGCCAGCGTCTGTTGCGCAGAACGATCCTCGGGCGCCACTTTAATCTCGATGCGAGCTTCATTTGTGCCGGCGGTGAGGAGGGCAAGGACACCTGCAACTACGACGGAGGATCGCCATTGTTTTGCACAATGCCCGGACAAAGGGATCGCTACCAGCTGGTGGGCATCGTGTCGTGGGGCATCGAATGTGGCGAAAAGGACGTGCCCGCGGCCTACACCAATGTGGCCCACCTGAGGAGCTGGATAGATCGGCAGGTGGTGAAGAGCGGGTTCCCTTTGATTGAGATCCCCTAG
- the LOC108029679 gene encoding hydroxysteroid dehydrogenase-like protein 2: protein MKNTGKLKGKTLFITGASRGIGKAIALKAARDGANVVIAAKTAEPHPKLPGTIYTAAEEIERAGGRALPCIVDVRDERQVQQAVQAAVAKFGGIDIVVNNASAISITGTLETEMKRYDLMQNINTRGTFLVSKTCLPYLLKSENPHILNLAPPLNMSAKWFANHTAYTIAKYGMSMCVLGMAEEFRAQGVAVNALWPRTTIHTAAVEMLHGSEGALFSRTPEIMADAAYVIFCRDSREYTGNFFVDDEVLMDVGVRDLAKYACYPENIHLLATDIFLDEAGPLAKL, encoded by the exons ATGAAGAACACCGG GAAACTGAAGGGAAAGACTCTGTTTATCACCGGCGCATCCAGAGGAATCGGAAAGGCGATTGCCCTGAAGGCGGCCCGCGATGGAGCCAACGTAGTCATAGCAGCCAAGACCGCCGAGCCCCATCCCAAGCTGCCCGGGACCATATACACGGCCGCGGAAGAGA TCGAGCGGGCCGGTGGGCGAGCCCTTCCTTGCATCGTGGACGTGCGCGACGAGCGGCAGGTGCAGCAGGCCGTGCAGGCGGCGGTGGCCAAGTTTGGGGGCATCGACATCGTGGTGAACAACGCCAGCGCCATCTCCATTACGGGCACCCTGGAGACGGAAATGAAGCGCTACGATCTTATGCAGAACATCAACACCCGGGGAACCTTCCTAGT ATCAAAGACATGCCTGCCTTATCTGCTGAAAAGCGAGAACCCTCACATTCTGAACCTTGCGCCCCCGCTGAACATGAGTGCTAAATGGTTCGCCAACCACACCGCCTACACCATCGCCAAGTACGGCATGTCCATGTGCGTGCTGGGCATGGCGGAGGAGTTCCGCGCCCAGGGCGTGGCCGTGAATGCCCTCTGGCCCCGCACCACCATCCACACGGCGGCTGTCGAGATGCTCCACGGATCGGAGGGAGCTCTGTTCTCCCGGACGCCCGAGATCATGGCCGATGCGGCCTACGTTATTTTCTGCCGCGACTCCCGGGAGTACACTGGCAATTTCTTTGTGGACGACGAGGTGTTAATGGACGTGGGCGTGAGGGATCTCGCCAAGTACGCCTGCTACCCGGAGAATATTCACCTTTTGGCCACAGATATATTCCTAGATGAAGCTGGCCCCTTGGCCAAACTTTAA
- the LOC108029805 gene encoding CTD nuclear envelope phosphatase 1 — MVSQLPAQSAHLVKLAPADQVAVAVVTNLQRSSSSSARRRLISALFASDLGTYVRRLLAHVARKFCALFRPDLGLTYKDVAVSPVMAQRLAAVGRKTLILDLDETLVHSCYSDPDTHDNVGCNMLPEGAKPDYVLSVSIEGVEPISFRVFKRPHVDEFLDFVSKWYDVVIYTASLEVYAAQVVDLLDAGRGIIPRRFYRQHCRNSTPLIAKDLTLVNPDMSGTLIIDNSPYAYRDFPDNALPIKTFIYDPEDTELLKLLPFLDALRFTKDVRSILGRRVTRSTIVRSTTSSTYR; from the coding sequence ATGGTCAGCCAGCTGCCCGCGCAGTCCGCTCATCTAGTCAAGCTCGCTCCCGCCGACCAGGTGGCCGTTGCCGTGGTCACTAACCTCCAGAGATCCAGTTCGAGCTCCGCCCGCCGGAGGCTAATCTCGGCCTTGTTCGCCAGCGACCTGGGCACCTACGTTAGACGCCTGTTGGCCCACGTGGCGAGGAAGTTCTGTGCGCTCTTTCGCCCGGACCTCGGGCTCACCTACAAGGATGTGGCCGTGTCTCCGGTAATGGCCCAGAGACTGGCCGCGGTAGGCCGGAAGACGCTGATCCTCGACCTAGACGAGACTCTGGTGCACTCCTGCTACAGCGATCCGGATACCCACGACAACGTGGGATGCAACATGTTGCCCGAGGGCGCGAAGCCTGATTATGTGCTAAGCGTGTCGATTGAGGGTGTCGAGCCGATCTCCTTCCGGGTCTTCAAGCGACCGCATGTGGATGAGTTCCTGGACTTTGTGTCCAAGTGGTACGACGTGGTGATCTACACGGCCAGCCTGGAGGTCTATGCCGCCCAGGTGGTGGACCTTCTGGACGCGGGTCGGGGCATTATCCCGCGCCGCTTCTACCGGCAGCACTGCCGCAACTCCACGCCGTTAATCGCCAAGGATCTCACCCTGGTCAATCCGGACATGAGCGGCACCTTGATCATCGACAACTCGCCGTATGCGTACCGCGATTTCCCGGACAATGCCCTGCCCATCAAGACGTTCATCTACGATCCCGAGGACACGGAGCTGCTCAAGCTGCTGCCCTTCCTCGATGCCCTGCGCTTTACCAAGGACGTGCGATCGATTCTCGGTCGGCGAGTTACCCGCTCTACGATTGTCCGCTCCACGACTTCATCAACATATCGATGA
- the LOC108029804 gene encoding mitochondrial sodium/calcium exchanger protein isoform X3, with translation MATKEEYVRNDLDAEFENFWDTVSCFAANSFPFEERCAFVRKAKDCNRSTNVLPYMRILACDLNCVNEFEQLIFLTMFLGLCFVILLLLIHVCTKYYSPALKAVSKFMRMNEHLAGVTLLAFGNSSADLFSNLASVNADVPVFANSLSAALFVSMVSGGLICYMYPFKMNAYESVRDILFLILGTTLLQYFLETDNQVSESEFICMFFVYIFYIVVNVVDVYLIRRALITTNAQIDAILEGELTPSKRKRLSELEKQQQGYTRDMEVEIFEKKNSDPNINKVRYTTLRMTRNTRISVDKKHTRNVRHNRTLGKNWGLCKDFFLALRPFTCEKWRKAFMVERAIMLLQIPGVMLCSIYIPLVDYEMEKHGWNKLLNCIQVMLNPAMSIIVIKALISSRGNSLWYVAISEEYIYGVYSLPITLPIAIFMFFQSRTDVPPFYHSVFTVMNLTGSMLMIFICATEIDKVLEVMGHILEVEEDFMGATVKACTGSLGPLIANIAMALHGYPKMAYASAIGGPFFRIKNGSTDFVILVHARLVSNESTGLRIRRVAFKLRLFTPLR, from the exons ATGGCCACAAAAGAGGAATATGTGCGCAATGACCTGGATGCGGAGTTCGAAAACTTTTGGGACACGGTCAGTTGCTTTGCAGCCAACTCCTTTCCCTTCGAGGAGCGCTGTGCCTTTGTGCGGAAGGCCAAGGACTGCAACCGGAGCACCAATGTGCTGCCCTACATGAGGATCCTGGCCTGCGATCTGAATTGCGTCAACGAATTCGAGCAGTTGATCTTCCTCACAATGTTTTTGGGGCTCTGTTTTGTGATTCTGCTCCTGCTGATCCACGTCTGCACCAAGTA CTACAGTCCGGCCCTGAAGGCCGTGTCGAAATTCATGCGTATGAACGAGCACTTGGCGGGCGTGACCTTGTTGGCCTTTGGGAACAGCTCCGCCGACCTCTTCTCCAACCTGGCCAGCGTAAATGCGGATGTGCCCGTGTTTGCCAATAGCTTGTCCGCTGCCCTGTTTGTGTCCATGGTTTCAGGTGGGTTGATCTGCTACATGTATCCCTTCAAGATGAATGCCTACGAGAGTGTCCGGGACATTTTGTTCCTTATCCTGGGAACGACGTTGCTGCAATACTTTCTGGAGACCGATAACCAGGTTTCCGAATCGGAATTCATAT GTATGTTTTTcgtatacatattttacatAGTGGTGAATGTGGTAGATGTGTACCTAATTCGGCGGGCTCTAATAA CAACAAATGCTCAAATCGATGCCATTTTGGAGGGCGAACTGACCCCGTCAAAAAGAAAGCGGCTGAGCGAACTGGAGAAGCAACAGCAGGGTTACACCCGTGACATGGAAGTTGAGATTTTCGAGAAGAAGAACTCGGATCCCAACATAAACAAAGTGCGGTACACAACCCTGCGAATGACCCGAAACACTCGCATTAGCGTGGACAAAAAGCATACTCGAAATGTGAGGCACAACAGGACGCTGGGAAAGAACTGGGGACTATGTAAGGACTTCTTCTTGGCCTTGAGACCCTTTACTTGCGAGAAGTGGCGGAAAGCCTTCATGGTCGAGCGGGCCATCATGTTATTGCAGATTCCGGGTGTGATGCTGTGCAGCATCTACATCCCCCTGGTGGACTACGAAATGGAAAAACATGGCTGGAACAAGCTCTTGAACTGCATTCAAGTGATGCTCAATCCGGCGATGTCCATTATAGTCATCAAAG CCCTGATAAGCTCCAGGGGCAACTCGTTGTGGTACGTCGCCATAAGCGAGGAATACATTTACGGAGTATACTCGCTTCCCATAACCTTGCCCATAGCCATTTTTATGTTCTTCCAATCCCGAACCGATGTGCCACCATTTTACCATTCG GTTTTTACTGTAATGAATCTGACCGGCTCCATGCTCATGATCTTTATTTGCGCCACTGAAATAGACAAGGTCCTGGAGGTGATGGGTCATATTTTGGAGGTCGAGGAGGACTTCATGGGCGCCACGGTGAAGGCCTGCACAGGGAGCCTCGGTCCTCTGATCGCCAACATCGCAATGGCCCTGCACGGCTATCCAAAGATGGCCTACGCCTCTGCCATCGGAGGACCCTTCTTCA GAATAAAAAACGGATCAACGGATTTCGTTATACTCGTACATGCTCGACTTGTAAGCAATGAATCCACCGGATTGCGCATCCGCCGTGTTGCTTTCAAGCTGCGGCTCTTCACACCTCTGCGATGA
- the LOC108029804 gene encoding mitochondrial sodium/calcium exchanger protein isoform X1, which produces MATKEEYVRNDLDAEFENFWDTVSCFAANSFPFEERCAFVRKAKDCNRSTNVLPYMRILACDLNCVNEFEQLIFLTMFLGLCFVILLLLIHVCTKYYSPALKAVSKFMRMNEHLAGVTLLAFGNSSADLFSNLASVNADVPVFANSLSAALFVSMVSGGLICYMYPFKMNAYESVRDILFLILGTTLLQYFLETDNQVSESEFICMFFVYIFYIVVNVVDVYLIRRALITTNAQIDAILEGELTPSKRKRLSELEKQQQGYTRDMEVEIFEKKNSDPNINKVRYTTLRMTRNTRISVDKKHTRNVRHNRTLGKNWGLCKDFFLALRPFTCEKWRKAFMVERAIMLLQIPGVMLCSIYIPLVDYEMEKHGWNKLLNCIQVMLNPAMSIIVIKALISSRGNSLWYVAISEEYIYGVYSLPITLPIAIFMFFQSRTDVPPFYHSVFTVMNLTGSMLMIFICATEIDKVLEVMGHILEVEEDFMGATVKACTGSLGPLIANIAMALHGYPKMAYASAIGGPFFTVVLSATTVLHVRNLVGFKVTNVSQQGNYGGNAFIFLNLGLFLTLLWSTTLGFFARRSVGIFCIVFYGVYLAFAILIHKKVIHSFSADMPVHAAFGDI; this is translated from the exons ATGGCCACAAAAGAGGAATATGTGCGCAATGACCTGGATGCGGAGTTCGAAAACTTTTGGGACACGGTCAGTTGCTTTGCAGCCAACTCCTTTCCCTTCGAGGAGCGCTGTGCCTTTGTGCGGAAGGCCAAGGACTGCAACCGGAGCACCAATGTGCTGCCCTACATGAGGATCCTGGCCTGCGATCTGAATTGCGTCAACGAATTCGAGCAGTTGATCTTCCTCACAATGTTTTTGGGGCTCTGTTTTGTGATTCTGCTCCTGCTGATCCACGTCTGCACCAAGTA CTACAGTCCGGCCCTGAAGGCCGTGTCGAAATTCATGCGTATGAACGAGCACTTGGCGGGCGTGACCTTGTTGGCCTTTGGGAACAGCTCCGCCGACCTCTTCTCCAACCTGGCCAGCGTAAATGCGGATGTGCCCGTGTTTGCCAATAGCTTGTCCGCTGCCCTGTTTGTGTCCATGGTTTCAGGTGGGTTGATCTGCTACATGTATCCCTTCAAGATGAATGCCTACGAGAGTGTCCGGGACATTTTGTTCCTTATCCTGGGAACGACGTTGCTGCAATACTTTCTGGAGACCGATAACCAGGTTTCCGAATCGGAATTCATAT GTATGTTTTTcgtatacatattttacatAGTGGTGAATGTGGTAGATGTGTACCTAATTCGGCGGGCTCTAATAA CAACAAATGCTCAAATCGATGCCATTTTGGAGGGCGAACTGACCCCGTCAAAAAGAAAGCGGCTGAGCGAACTGGAGAAGCAACAGCAGGGTTACACCCGTGACATGGAAGTTGAGATTTTCGAGAAGAAGAACTCGGATCCCAACATAAACAAAGTGCGGTACACAACCCTGCGAATGACCCGAAACACTCGCATTAGCGTGGACAAAAAGCATACTCGAAATGTGAGGCACAACAGGACGCTGGGAAAGAACTGGGGACTATGTAAGGACTTCTTCTTGGCCTTGAGACCCTTTACTTGCGAGAAGTGGCGGAAAGCCTTCATGGTCGAGCGGGCCATCATGTTATTGCAGATTCCGGGTGTGATGCTGTGCAGCATCTACATCCCCCTGGTGGACTACGAAATGGAAAAACATGGCTGGAACAAGCTCTTGAACTGCATTCAAGTGATGCTCAATCCGGCGATGTCCATTATAGTCATCAAAG CCCTGATAAGCTCCAGGGGCAACTCGTTGTGGTACGTCGCCATAAGCGAGGAATACATTTACGGAGTATACTCGCTTCCCATAACCTTGCCCATAGCCATTTTTATGTTCTTCCAATCCCGAACCGATGTGCCACCATTTTACCATTCG GTTTTTACTGTAATGAATCTGACCGGCTCCATGCTCATGATCTTTATTTGCGCCACTGAAATAGACAAGGTCCTGGAGGTGATGGGTCATATTTTGGAGGTCGAGGAGGACTTCATGGGCGCCACGGTGAAGGCCTGCACAGGGAGCCTCGGTCCTCTGATCGCCAACATCGCAATGGCCCTGCACGGCTATCCAAAGATGGCCTACGCCTCTGCCATCGGAGGACCCTTCTTCA CCGTCGTCTTGTCCGCCACCACCGTGCTCCACGTGAGAAACCTAGTTGGCTTCAAGGTCACGAACGTGAGCCAGCAAGGCAACTACGGCGGaaatgcttttatttttcttaatttggGACTATTTCTAACGCTCCTCTGGTCCACAACGTTGGGTTTTTTCGCCCGACGGTCCGTCGGCATCTTTTGTATCGTCTTCTACGGTGTCTATCTGGCCTTTGCTATACTGATTCATAAGAAAGTCATACATTCCTTTTCAGCGGACATGCCAGTTCACGCCGCTTTCGGAGATATTTAG
- the LOC108029804 gene encoding mitochondrial sodium/calcium exchanger protein isoform X2 — translation MATKEEYVRNDLDAEFENFWDTVSCFAANSFPFEERCAFVRKAKDCNRSTNVLPYMRILACDLNCVNEFEQLIFLTMFLGLCFVILLLLIHVCTKYYSPALKAVSKFMRMNEHLAGVTLLAFGNSSADLFSNLASVNADVPVFANSLSAALFVSMVSGGLICYMYPFKMNAYESVRDILFLILGTTLLQYFLETDNQVSESEFICMFFVYIFYIVVNVVDVYLIRRALITTNAQIDAILEGELTPSKRKRLSELEKQQQGYTRDMEVEIFEKKNSDPNINKVRYTTLRMTRNTRISVDKKHTRNVRHNRTLGKNWGLCKDFFLALRPFTCEKWRKAFMVERAIMLLQIPGVMLCSIYIPLVDYEMEKHGWNKLLNCIQVMLNPAMSIIVIKALISSRGNSLWYVAISEEYIYGVYSLPITLPIAIFMFFQSRTDVPPFYHSVFTVMNLTGSMLMIFICATEIDKVLEVMGHILEVEEDFMGATVKACTGSLGPLIANIAMALHGYPKMAYASAIGGPFFTVVLSATTVLHVRNLVGFKVTNVSQQGNYGGNAFIFLNLGLFLTLLWSTTLGFFARRSVGIFCIVFYADMPVHAAFGDI, via the exons ATGGCCACAAAAGAGGAATATGTGCGCAATGACCTGGATGCGGAGTTCGAAAACTTTTGGGACACGGTCAGTTGCTTTGCAGCCAACTCCTTTCCCTTCGAGGAGCGCTGTGCCTTTGTGCGGAAGGCCAAGGACTGCAACCGGAGCACCAATGTGCTGCCCTACATGAGGATCCTGGCCTGCGATCTGAATTGCGTCAACGAATTCGAGCAGTTGATCTTCCTCACAATGTTTTTGGGGCTCTGTTTTGTGATTCTGCTCCTGCTGATCCACGTCTGCACCAAGTA CTACAGTCCGGCCCTGAAGGCCGTGTCGAAATTCATGCGTATGAACGAGCACTTGGCGGGCGTGACCTTGTTGGCCTTTGGGAACAGCTCCGCCGACCTCTTCTCCAACCTGGCCAGCGTAAATGCGGATGTGCCCGTGTTTGCCAATAGCTTGTCCGCTGCCCTGTTTGTGTCCATGGTTTCAGGTGGGTTGATCTGCTACATGTATCCCTTCAAGATGAATGCCTACGAGAGTGTCCGGGACATTTTGTTCCTTATCCTGGGAACGACGTTGCTGCAATACTTTCTGGAGACCGATAACCAGGTTTCCGAATCGGAATTCATAT GTATGTTTTTcgtatacatattttacatAGTGGTGAATGTGGTAGATGTGTACCTAATTCGGCGGGCTCTAATAA CAACAAATGCTCAAATCGATGCCATTTTGGAGGGCGAACTGACCCCGTCAAAAAGAAAGCGGCTGAGCGAACTGGAGAAGCAACAGCAGGGTTACACCCGTGACATGGAAGTTGAGATTTTCGAGAAGAAGAACTCGGATCCCAACATAAACAAAGTGCGGTACACAACCCTGCGAATGACCCGAAACACTCGCATTAGCGTGGACAAAAAGCATACTCGAAATGTGAGGCACAACAGGACGCTGGGAAAGAACTGGGGACTATGTAAGGACTTCTTCTTGGCCTTGAGACCCTTTACTTGCGAGAAGTGGCGGAAAGCCTTCATGGTCGAGCGGGCCATCATGTTATTGCAGATTCCGGGTGTGATGCTGTGCAGCATCTACATCCCCCTGGTGGACTACGAAATGGAAAAACATGGCTGGAACAAGCTCTTGAACTGCATTCAAGTGATGCTCAATCCGGCGATGTCCATTATAGTCATCAAAG CCCTGATAAGCTCCAGGGGCAACTCGTTGTGGTACGTCGCCATAAGCGAGGAATACATTTACGGAGTATACTCGCTTCCCATAACCTTGCCCATAGCCATTTTTATGTTCTTCCAATCCCGAACCGATGTGCCACCATTTTACCATTCG GTTTTTACTGTAATGAATCTGACCGGCTCCATGCTCATGATCTTTATTTGCGCCACTGAAATAGACAAGGTCCTGGAGGTGATGGGTCATATTTTGGAGGTCGAGGAGGACTTCATGGGCGCCACGGTGAAGGCCTGCACAGGGAGCCTCGGTCCTCTGATCGCCAACATCGCAATGGCCCTGCACGGCTATCCAAAGATGGCCTACGCCTCTGCCATCGGAGGACCCTTCTTCA CCGTCGTCTTGTCCGCCACCACCGTGCTCCACGTGAGAAACCTAGTTGGCTTCAAGGTCACGAACGTGAGCCAGCAAGGCAACTACGGCGGaaatgcttttatttttcttaatttggGACTATTTCTAACGCTCCTCTGGTCCACAACGTTGGGTTTTTTCGCCCGACGGTCCGTCGGCATCTTTTGTATCGTCTTCTACG CGGACATGCCAGTTCACGCCGCTTTCGGAGATATTTAG